A segment of the Bacteriovorax sp. PP10 genome:
TCACGTCAGGAATGGCGAAGATGATTAAAGATAAACACCCTGAAGCTAAGATTGTTTTTTTGATCGCTGCCAAGTCTGCTGATGTTTTTAAACATCATCCATACATCGACGAAGTTCGAATTTATCACCGCAATGCCCGCTTCTATTTAAAAATCAGAGAAATCTTAAAACTTTTTACAGAACTTAGACCAACACACTATTTTTATGTTGGTGGTGGGTATCTTCCTAATTTCGTCGCATGGCTTACTCGAGTTCCTTTTAGAGGAGGACTGAAGTCCAGATGGCACACTTATTTATTCTTAAATAAGGGAACCAGACAAAAGCGCTCGATGGTGTCGATGCATGAGATGGAGTACAACCTTAATCTACTTGCTCCCATGGGGATTGATTACAGCTATCAGGACAAACAAAAATTTTCTCCCGATATCATTTTAACTCCAGAAGAAATTACAAATGGCATGGAGCAATTCAATCATGACCTAAAAGATGCAGGGATTATTCCCGGCAGAAAAATGATTTTTATCCATCCAGGTATGACCGGCCATACATTAAACTGGTCATCAAGAAACTACGGACGCTTAATTTTAAAACTGGAACAAAAATTTCCGGAAAAATTCCTCTTCGTCGTTTCACACACTCCAAGTGATCATTTATACCTTCAAGGCATGAAAGAGATCCTGGATAAAAAAGAAAACGAATTCCTAAAAGATAGAATCTACTATTTTAATGGAATCAAAAACGGTCTTCGCCAGTACATGAGCGTTTTAAGTCAGGCCGCTTTATTTGTCGGACCGAGTACGGGAACCACTCATATTGCTTCTGTTCTAGGAGTCCCGGTTGTTGGTCTTTATTCACCAATAAAAATTCAATCGGCCCTTCGTTGGGGACCGGTTTCTAAGAATCTTGATAAAACAAAAATTCTAGTCCCCGATGTTATTTGTGGGGAAATAAAAAAATGTGCTGAAAGGGCATGTCCATATTATGAATGTATGGGCAAGATTGAAGTTGAAGACGTGGTAAAGCAGGCCACCGCAATTATGGAATTATAATGAAAAATTTAATTACGCTAAAACGTTTCACAGAAATCACTAACAAGTTCAGTTCAATCGCTCCCATCGTTGTCGTCGGTGACGTCGGAATTGATAAGTACACTTTTGGTGAAGTAAAAAGAATTTCTCCAGAAGCTCCTGTTCCTGTTTTAGAAGTAACTAAAGAATGGCTTAAATTAGGTCTCGCGGCCAACATCTCCCACAACCTGAAAACATTGGGAGTTCAATCAACTCTATGTGGTGTGGTTGGAGAAGATAACAACGCCAACGTTTTCGATACACTTTTAGAAGACGAAAAATTAAACACATGGGGAATCGTCAGAACAAAATCCCGCCCGACAATTTTCAAAGAAAGAGTGACGACTAATACTCAACAGATCTGCCGTATCGATTACGAATCATCTGAAGACATCAATGAAGAAACAGAAAAAAAATTAATCGCGCGTTTTGATGAGTTTGCAAAAACTCACGGTGCCGTCATTATCGAAGACTATGCAAAAGGATCACTGACAAAAAACGTGATCGCTTATTTAATTGCAAAGTTTAAAGAAGAAAAAAAACTCGTAGCTGTAGACCCGGGTAAATCAACACCACCATTGTTTTACAAAGGGGCCAATCTTTTAAAGCCAAATCTTTTAGAAGCAAAGGCCATGGTTGCCAGCCTTGGTTACAAAGAAAATAACTTAGAGGCCATGGCCTCTATCCTGGTTGATAAACTTGAACTCGATATGCTGGTGATCACTTTAGGTGGCGACGGTATGGCCTTACTAGATGTAAAAAACCAACCGAAAATGAAAATCATCCCAACGGTTGCCAATGAAGTCTTCGACGTCTCAGGTGCCGGTGATACAGCTATCAGTGCACTGACATCATCACTTTTAGCTGGAGCAACTCTGGAAGAAGCCGCATGGATCGGAAACTGTGCTTCTGGTGTAGTTGTTGCCAAGAAGGGAACAGCGACAGTTGATCTAAAAGAACTGCACCATTTCTACAATCAGCTAGCAGCGAAAATGTCTCACTAGGCACTCCCTAGAGACCTTCTACAAACGCTTTTCAAAAAACAAATAATTCTTGACATTTTCAATGCGCCGCGCTATTCTCTGGATGTCTTACGGCTTATGGGCCCTAAGATAAACCCGTGGAAAAGGGCGATGATTTTCGAAAGGGGATCAGAGCAAAGCTTAAGACCTAAGGGACATTATCATGGTGTTCTAGCGGTTTATTAGGTTGCCGAAACGGTAAAAGATCGCTTTCTTCGTTAGACGAACGGGTCGACGGCCTTGCGGCGAGCATGGTTGTTGGAAGAAGGTATCAGATCTTTGGGAGGAGTCTTTGGATCCGTAAAGTAGCTCTGGTTTTTGTCCTACACGACATTCATTTTGGAGTTTTGTGCAGACACCTCAGGAGGACTTGTTCAAACAGTAGGAGTTAGAGGCTTACTCGAAATAGCTCTCAAAAAAAGTTAATTCCATTAAACTTTAATATTTAGATTACAAATTAAAATATATGAAAGGGCAGATGCATAATCTGCCCTTTTTTTATTGTATTTTTTTAGCTCCTGTTGCCTTGCCAAATTCACGGCGTCATGAAAAAATTTTGTCTTAAAAATTCCACCAATTTTCAAAGGTAAAATTTCATGAGTCACGATCTGGAAAAAGTAAAACAGGACTTTCTTGGTAAGCTTTCAACGCTTAACAAAGAGGCCGACATATTAAATCTCAAATCAGAGTACGTTGGTAAATCCGGCGTTGTTTCTGAAATGCTAAAATCTCTTAAGGATATGAACCCTGAAGAGCGCAAAGCTTTCGGCCCTAAAGCAAATGAGCTAAAAGATTTCATCAACGATCAAGCTGGTCTTCAACTTTCAAAAATCGAAGTCGTTGAAATTAACAAAAAATTAGCAGCAGATAGAATCGACATCAGCTTAACTGACAACATTCAAACAAAAACTATTAAGAGCGGTGGTTTTCACCCGAGAACAATCATCCAGCAAGAAATCGAAGACATCTTCCTTTCAATGGGATTCGATGTTCTAGACGGCCCTCATATAGAGGACGAATTCCACAACTTCGAAGCTCTAAACATTCCAGCTGATCACCCAGCTCGCGATATGCAAGATACTTTCTGGTTCCACGATCCACACAACACACCAGAAGGAACAAAAAAATTCTTATTAAGAACTCACACAAGTAATATTCAGGTGCGCGGAATGCTTTCTCGCAAACCACCATTCAGATTTATTGCTCCAGGTGTAGTTTTCCGTTCAGAGAGAACAGACGCTTCTCACGAAATGGTTTTCACTCAGCTTGAAGGAATGATGGTTGGAAAAGACATCTCTGTCGCTAATCTAATTTACTTTATGAAAACAATATTAAGAGAAATCTTTAAAAAAGACGTTGAAGTTCGCCTTCGTCCAGGATTCTTCCCATTCGTTGAACCTGGTTTCGAGTTAGATATCAGCTGCCTTATCTGCGGTGGAAAAGGCTGTTCAGTTTGTAAGCAAATCGGTTGGGTAGAATTACTTCCATGCGGAATGATTCATCCAAACGTTTTAAAAGCTGGTGGAATTGATCCAAACGAATACAACGGATTCGCTTTTGGTCTGGGCCTTGATCGCTTAGTCATGATGAGATACGGAATCGATGATATCCGTCACCTTCAAAGCGGCGACCTACGTTTCAACTCACAATTTAAATTATTTTAGTTGGCGGAAATAATGCTCCAGTGGAGCATTATTACTTCGCTTGAATGTATAAAAATATGGAACTGCTTTTTAAGAGTTCCGCAAACATAAAAGGTTCTACATGCTTATCTCAATTGATTGGATCCGCGATTTCACAGATGTCCCAAACTTGCCAGCTAAAGACATCTACACACGTTTCACTCTTGCAACAGCAGAAGTTGAAGACGTTATCACTGTAGGCGAACACTTAGAAAAAATCGTCGTTGCAGAAATCATTTCTTTCGAAAAACACCCTGAAGCTGACAAGCTCAACCTTGTTACATTCAAAATCTCAGACACTGATATCAGAAAAGTTGTTTGCGGTGCCAGCAATGTAAAAGTAGGAATCAGAATCCCATACGCACCATTAGGAGTTAAACTTCCCAACGGTCTTTTATTAGAGGCAAAAAAAATCCGCGGAGTTCTCTCTGAAGGTATGCTTTGCTCTGAAGAAGAGTTAGGTTTCGCTGAAGACTCAGAAGGAATCATGGAGTTAGGCCCGGATGCTCCATTAGGCATGAACATGCTGACTTTTTTCAAAATGAAAAAAGACACGATTCTAGACATCGACAACAAGTCTCTAACTCACAGACCAGACCTATGGGGTCACTACGGAATGTCTCGCGAATTCTCAGCCATTTTCGAAACACCACTAAAAAACAAATTCACAAAAGAGTGGAGCGATAACTTAAAGAAAAACTTCACTGCTGATAAATCACCAATGGCCGTTCGTTTTGACGGAGATAGCGCCGGTATTTCATACTTCGGTCTATCAATGAACAACGTTACAGTTGGAGAGTCTCCAGAATGGATGAAGGCCCGCCTAAAAGCATGCGGACTTCGCTCAATCAATAACGTCGTCGACATCTCAAACTACGTCATGCTTGAACTCGGAATGCCACTACACATTTTCGACCGCGACCAAATCCAAGGATCCGAAGTTGTTATCAGCAAACTAGCAGCAGATTCAACTTTCAAAACTCTAGATGAAGTCGACCGCAAACTAGTCGCTGGCGACACTGTTATCTCTGATAGCAATGGCCCTCTGGTATTAGCTGGTATCATGGGTGGATTAAACTCAGGTGTTAGCGATAAAACAAAAAACATTTTCATCGAAGTTGCTAACTGGAAAGCGGCCATGGTCCGCCGTACATCGACACGTTTAGG
Coding sequences within it:
- a CDS encoding glycosyltransferase family 9 protein → MKVLINRSDAIGDSILTSGMAKMIKDKHPEAKIVFLIAAKSADVFKHHPYIDEVRIYHRNARFYLKIREILKLFTELRPTHYFYVGGGYLPNFVAWLTRVPFRGGLKSRWHTYLFLNKGTRQKRSMVSMHEMEYNLNLLAPMGIDYSYQDKQKFSPDIILTPEEITNGMEQFNHDLKDAGIIPGRKMIFIHPGMTGHTLNWSSRNYGRLILKLEQKFPEKFLFVVSHTPSDHLYLQGMKEILDKKENEFLKDRIYYFNGIKNGLRQYMSVLSQAALFVGPSTGTTHIASVLGVPVVGLYSPIKIQSALRWGPVSKNLDKTKILVPDVICGEIKKCAERACPYYECMGKIEVEDVVKQATAIMEL
- a CDS encoding bifunctional heptose 7-phosphate kinase/heptose 1-phosphate adenyltransferase; translation: MKNLITLKRFTEITNKFSSIAPIVVVGDVGIDKYTFGEVKRISPEAPVPVLEVTKEWLKLGLAANISHNLKTLGVQSTLCGVVGEDNNANVFDTLLEDEKLNTWGIVRTKSRPTIFKERVTTNTQQICRIDYESSEDINEETEKKLIARFDEFAKTHGAVIIEDYAKGSLTKNVIAYLIAKFKEEKKLVAVDPGKSTPPLFYKGANLLKPNLLEAKAMVASLGYKENNLEAMASILVDKLELDMLVITLGGDGMALLDVKNQPKMKIIPTVANEVFDVSGAGDTAISALTSSLLAGATLEEAAWIGNCASGVVVAKKGTATVDLKELHHFYNQLAAKMSH
- the pheS gene encoding phenylalanine--tRNA ligase subunit alpha; this encodes MSHDLEKVKQDFLGKLSTLNKEADILNLKSEYVGKSGVVSEMLKSLKDMNPEERKAFGPKANELKDFINDQAGLQLSKIEVVEINKKLAADRIDISLTDNIQTKTIKSGGFHPRTIIQQEIEDIFLSMGFDVLDGPHIEDEFHNFEALNIPADHPARDMQDTFWFHDPHNTPEGTKKFLLRTHTSNIQVRGMLSRKPPFRFIAPGVVFRSERTDASHEMVFTQLEGMMVGKDISVANLIYFMKTILREIFKKDVEVRLRPGFFPFVEPGFELDISCLICGGKGCSVCKQIGWVELLPCGMIHPNVLKAGGIDPNEYNGFAFGLGLDRLVMMRYGIDDIRHLQSGDLRFNSQFKLF